The Setaria italica strain Yugu1 chromosome IX, Setaria_italica_v2.0, whole genome shotgun sequence genome has a window encoding:
- the LOC101771610 gene encoding glycine-rich cell wall structural protein 2, translating into MATKHLALAILVLLSVGMVATAAGPRKLGYGPGGGGGGGGSGGGGGYGGSGYGSGSGYGEGGGSGGAAGGYGHGGGSGGGGGEGSGAGGSGYGSGQGSGYGAGSGGAGGYGSGGGGGGGGGQGGGSGYGHGGGEGYGSGSGYGGGASGGGGGGGHGGGGGGGQGGSGYGSGSGYGSGEGYGQGGAHGGGYGGGSGGGGGGGQGGGSGYGSGSGYGSGGGHY; encoded by the coding sequence ATGGCGACCAAGCATTTGGCTCTTGCCATCCTCGTCCTCCTTAGCGTAGGCATGGTGGCCACCGCTGCTGGACCCCGCAAGCTGGGCTATGGTcccggaggaggtggtggtggcggtggtagtggcggaggtggtggcTATGGGGGATCAGGCTATGGGTCCGGGTCCGGGTACGGTGAGGGCGGTGGCAGTGGAGGTGCTGCCGGTGGGTATGGgcatggtggtggcagcggaggcggcggtggtgagggCAGTGGTGCTGGTGGCTCTGGGTATGGGTCTGGCCAAGGTTCTGGCTACGGGGCTGGaagtggtggtgctggtgggtatggaagcggtggaggcggcggaggtggtggtgggcaAGGTGGTGGTTCCGGCTATGGCCATGGAGGTGGTGAGGGCTATGGCTCTGGCTCCGGCTATGGAGGTGGCGctagtggtggtggcggcggcggtggacatggtggtggcggtggcggcggccaagggGGGTCTGGCTATGGCTCCGGCTCCGGATACGGGTCAGGTGAAGGGTATGGGCAGGGTGGAGCTCATGGAGGAGGATatggcggcggcagtggcggcggcggcggcggcggccaaggcggTGGCTCTGGATATGGCTCCGGTTCTGGCTATGGCTCCGGTGGTGGACACTACTAA
- the LOC101772012 gene encoding silicon efflux transporter LSI2, with amino-acid sequence MALASTEKVVLGCIAFGIFWVLAVFPSVPFMPVGRTAGSLLGAMLMVLFRVMTPEQAYAAIDLPILGLLFGTMVVSIFLERADMFKYLGAALAWRSRGSKDLLFRVCLVSAVASALFTNDTCCVVLTEFILKLARQNNLPPQPFLLALASSSNIGSAATPIGNPQNLVIAVQSGITFGQFLIGVFPAMIVGVITNTCILLCYFWKYLSVPEKDQEGGGGAAAGPEVVADDEVTSHRFTPARMSHASSVNGVDADCISEPIRRSDSLNRADTHSMRSRSYNSEGDIQVAIRSMRASTMSQEMVEVSTICDRRDDAVGPRKITRTTSHQRSVIIEDAPEADAKDGEKGKDGDEVKEKRWKVLVWKSAVYLTTLGMLIALLMGLNMSWSAITAALVLLALDFTDAQACLEKVSYSLLIFFCGMFITVEGFNRTGIPNALWELVEPYSRIDSAKGTALLAIVILVLSNVASNVPTVLLLGSRVAASAAAISPASQKKAWLILAWVSTVAGNLTLLGSAANLIVCEQARRAQFYGYNLTFWSHLRFGVPSTIIVTAIGLLIVASY; translated from the exons ATGGCGCTGGCGAGCACGGAGAAGGTGGTGCTGGGGTGCATCGCTTTCGGCATCTTCTGGGTGCTGGCCGTGTTCCCCTCGGTGCCCTTCATGCCCGTGGGCCGCACCGCGGGCTCCCTCCTGGGCGCCATGCTCATGGTGCTCTTCCGCGTCATGACCCCCGAGCAGGCCTACGCCGCCATCGACCTCCCCATCCTCGGCCTGCTCTTCGGCACCATGGTCGTCAGCATCTTCCTCGAGCGCGCCGACATGTTCAAGTACCTCGGCGCCGCGCTCGCCTGGCGGAGCCGGGGGAGCAAGGACCTCCTCTTCCGCGTCTGCCTCGTCTCCGCCGTCGCCAGCGCGCTCTTCACCAACGACACCTGCTGCGTCGTGCTCACTGAGTTCATCCTCAAGCTCGCGCGCCAGAACAACCTCCCGCCGCAGCCGttcctcctcgcgctcgcctCCAGCTCCAACATCggctccgccgccacgcccaTCGGCAACCCGCAGAACCTCGTCATCGCCGTCCAGAGCGGCATCACCTTCGGACAGTTCCTCATCGGGGTCTTCCCGGCCATGATCGTCGGCGTCATCACCAACACCTGCATCCTGCTCTGCTACTTCTGGAAGTACCTCTCCGTGCCGGAGAAGGACcaggaggggggcggcggcgccgccgcggggcccgaggtcgtcgccgacgacgaggTCACCTCGCACCGCTTCACGCCGGCGAGGATGTCGCACGCATCCTCCGTCAACGGCGTCGACGCAGACTGCATCAGCGAGCCCATCCGCCGGAGCGACAGCCTCAACAGGGCCGACACGCACAGCATGAGGAGCCGGAGCTACAACTCCGAGGGCGACATCCAGGTCGCCATCAGGTCCATGCGCGCCTCCACCATGTCGCAGGAGATGGTCGAGGTGTCCACCATCTGCGACAGGCGCGACGACGCCGTGGGACCAAGGAAGATCACCAGGACAACCAGCCACCAACGCAGCGTCATCATCGAGGACGCGCCTGAGGCCGATGCCAAGGACGGCGAGAAGGGCAAGGACGGCGACGAGGTCAAGGAGAAGAGGTGGAAGGTGCTCGTGTGGAAGAGTGCGGTGTACCTCACGACCCTTGGCATGCTCATCGCCCTGCTCATGGGGCTCAACATGTCCTGGTCCGCCATCACTGCTGCTCTCGTACTCCTGGCACTTGATTTCACTGACGCACAGGCTTGCCTGGAGAAG GTGTCATACTCATTGCTAATCTTCTTCTGTGGGATGTTCATAACGGTCGAAGGCTTCAACAGGACCGGCATTCCGAACGCGCTCTGGGAGCTGGTCGAGCCGTATTCGAGAATCGACAGCGCCAAAGGCACTGCGCTTCTCGCAATTGTGATTCTTGTTCTGTCAAATGTGGCCTCAAATGTTCCAACAG TCCTGCTGCTCGGCTCAAGAGTGGCAGCATCAGCAGCTGCGATCTCCCCTGCTTCACAGAAGAAAGCCTGGCTCATTCTAGCCTGGGTCAGCACGGTGGCTGGCAACCTGACTCTCCTGGGCTCAGCCGCGAACCTGATCGTGTGTGAGCAGGCACGGCGTGCGCAGTTCTATGGGTACAACCTCACCTTCTGGAGCCACCTCCGCTTCGGCGTGCCATCGACCATCATCGTCACCGCGATTGGTCTCCTCATCGTCGCCAGTTACTGA